A stretch of the Methanomassiliicoccales archaeon genome encodes the following:
- a CDS encoding fructose-1,6-bisphosphatase gives MPDKVTVSVIKADVGSVVGHSRPHPKMMAKCEDVLRDGVRSGILNDFYVTRVGDDINLYMTHNKGENNADVHGIAWEAFSQASKLAKSMKLYAAGQDILKDAFSGNVRGAGPGAAEMEFVERNSEPVLFFMADKTEPSSYSLPLTRIFMDPFTTTGLVIDPRAHQGFNFEIVDVMDCKKVIMSSPEEMYDILTLLGDTTRYAIKRVISKDPSIGTASVVSTEKLNICAGKYVGKDDPVCLVRCQSGLPAVGEVLQPFMFPQLVAGWMRGSHYGAWYPCAVDKSDPTFFDGPPRICCLGFQITNGRLQGLEDPTSPVGVHIPVDFFAGEEWNEARAKAVRASVYMRRHGPFMPAILGPEEMEYTTRPSVLEKLRKRMEDIV, from the coding sequence ATGCCAGATAAGGTAACTGTTTCTGTAATTAAGGCGGATGTAGGATCTGTTGTCGGACACTCGCGACCTCATCCTAAGATGATGGCGAAATGTGAGGATGTCTTGCGAGATGGGGTTAGGTCTGGCATATTGAATGATTTCTATGTCACCAGAGTGGGGGATGATATTAACCTATATATGACACATAACAAAGGCGAGAACAATGCTGACGTTCATGGTATTGCGTGGGAGGCCTTTAGCCAAGCATCGAAATTAGCTAAATCCATGAAGCTGTATGCAGCTGGACAAGACATCTTGAAAGATGCTTTTTCTGGAAACGTTAGGGGCGCAGGTCCGGGTGCGGCGGAGATGGAGTTCGTAGAGCGTAATTCCGAACCCGTTTTATTTTTCATGGCAGATAAAACCGAGCCATCATCTTATTCTTTACCTCTCACTAGAATCTTCATGGATCCTTTTACAACAACCGGGTTAGTCATAGATCCTAGGGCTCACCAAGGTTTCAATTTCGAAATAGTTGATGTAATGGATTGCAAGAAAGTGATAATGAGTTCCCCTGAGGAGATGTACGACATACTAACTCTTCTTGGAGATACAACTCGATATGCGATAAAAAGAGTAATAAGCAAAGACCCTAGCATTGGAACAGCCAGTGTAGTGAGCACAGAGAAATTGAACATCTGTGCTGGCAAATATGTGGGAAAAGATGATCCAGTTTGCTTGGTGCGTTGCCAGAGTGGTTTGCCTGCAGTCGGGGAAGTGCTTCAGCCGTTCATGTTTCCACAGTTGGTAGCTGGTTGGATGCGTGGGTCTCATTATGGCGCATGGTATCCTTGCGCTGTCGACAAATCTGACCCAACTTTTTTCGATGGACCGCCTAGAATTTGTTGCTTAGGCTTTCAGATAACAAATGGTAGACTACAAGGTCTGGAGGATCCAACCTCTCCAGTCGGTGTGCACATTCCTGTTGATTTCTTCGCTGGAGAGGAATGGAACGAAGCAAGAGCAAAAGCAGTTCGCGCTTCGGTTTATATGAGGAGACATGGTCCATTTATGCCTGCAATACTGGGACCTGAGGAGATGGAGTACACTACAAGACCTTCTGTCTTGGAGAAGTTAAGGAAGAGGATGGAGGACATTGTTTGA
- a CDS encoding RusA family crossover junction endodeoxyribonuclease yields MQDYDRSPMDDLELSERVEEDSITFFVAGEPQPKGSTRSFYVKKLDRVVTTASNKNTKQWQLRVAMEAQRANESRDFSFFCSDKECAYEVEALFLFSRPKSLPKRVRMNTRRPDLDKLARALLDGLADILIPDDSQVTYLSLRKRYVSNGESPGARICVRRIR; encoded by the coding sequence ATGCAAGATTATGACCGAAGCCCCATGGATGATCTAGAGCTTAGCGAAAGGGTAGAAGAGGATAGTATTACTTTTTTCGTGGCGGGCGAACCTCAACCTAAAGGGAGCACCCGCTCTTTTTATGTGAAGAAACTAGACAGAGTCGTAACTACAGCTTCGAATAAGAACACTAAGCAGTGGCAGCTACGTGTGGCCATGGAAGCACAACGCGCGAACGAAAGCAGAGATTTCTCATTCTTCTGCTCAGATAAAGAGTGCGCGTATGAAGTTGAAGCTCTCTTTTTATTTTCGCGACCGAAAAGCCTTCCAAAGAGGGTTAGAATGAACACCAGAAGGCCTGATCTAGACAAGTTAGCTAGGGCCCTCCTGGATGGCTTAGCTGACATATTAATTCCTGATGACTCGCAAGTTACTTATCTCTCTCTAAGAAAGAGATATGTCTCAAATGGAGAAAGTCCTGGGGCGAGGATATGCGTTCGACGCATTCGCTAA
- the tpiA gene encoding triose-phosphate isomerase translates to MFEINYPLIIVNFKAYREAEGISALNIAKACKEVMEESGICIVACPPMVELSRVASSIKVPIMAQHVDPKAPGAATGWVTAEMVKSAGAYGTLINHSEHRLTSDVVAKIIPACTAIGLITCVCSDTPIAAQNLASLRPSMVAIEPPELIGGDISVTEARPEVVLDSVEAVGSIDKTIPVLCGAGVKTGKDVKKALDLGAKGVLLSSGVVKAKDPKKALRELVKLI, encoded by the coding sequence TTGTTTGAAATAAACTATCCATTAATAATTGTTAATTTCAAAGCTTACCGTGAAGCAGAGGGAATATCAGCCTTAAATATAGCTAAAGCTTGCAAAGAAGTAATGGAAGAATCGGGCATATGTATCGTCGCATGCCCTCCGATGGTTGAGCTTTCTCGTGTGGCTTCATCTATTAAGGTTCCTATAATGGCTCAACATGTCGATCCAAAAGCACCAGGGGCAGCAACAGGTTGGGTCACTGCTGAGATGGTAAAGTCTGCTGGAGCCTATGGAACATTGATAAATCATTCAGAGCATAGATTGACAAGTGATGTCGTGGCTAAGATAATTCCAGCCTGCACCGCTATTGGTTTGATTACATGTGTTTGCTCCGACACACCCATCGCCGCTCAAAATCTTGCATCCTTGAGACCAAGCATGGTGGCAATAGAACCTCCAGAGTTGATTGGAGGAGACATTTCAGTAACTGAGGCTCGTCCTGAAGTTGTATTAGACTCTGTAGAGGCAGTAGGGAGTATAGATAAGACAATACCCGTTCTTTGTGGAGCAGGTGTGAAAACGGGTAAAGATGTCAAAAAAGCTCTGGACCTTGGAGCTAAAGGGGTATTGTTATCGTCAGGCGTGGTAAAGGCGAAGGACCCGAAAAAGGCATTAAGGGAGCTGGTAAAGCTCATTTGA
- the aspS gene encoding aspartate--tRNA(Asn) ligase, translating into MVFMSLNAKYSKDLGLEYSEKEVIIEGWVQEVRSLGGIAFIILRDRYGTVQITVLKKKIDPELFHAFVTLSRESVIRISGVLKKSDQAKSGFEILPNSLEILSKAQSPLPMGVVDKVGVEIDTRFDNRFMDLRKPEVRAIFEIKSLALRFIDEYLLKNGFVEVFTPKIVASGAEGGATLFEIDYFGKKAYLAQSPQLYKQILMSTGLDRVYEIGPAFRAEPSDTVRHVSEFISFDGEVAHITSMKDILEVLEGCVQYTIKKIAAEAIEHLTKMDVEVRVPRSPYPVITYSSAIDMLDDEGFFVKMGDDLGTEGEKILGKIMADKGYDVYWITEYPEESKPFYIMEKEGTPLSYSFDLDYRGQEIASGGQREHRFDRLLDRMRKKGLDPNDFKFYTDAFAFGMPPHGGWGLGIERLIQKILDLPNIREAILFPRDRNRLKP; encoded by the coding sequence ATGGTATTTATGTCTCTGAATGCAAAATACTCGAAAGACCTCGGGCTTGAATATTCAGAAAAAGAGGTCATAATTGAAGGCTGGGTACAAGAAGTTCGCTCTCTTGGAGGAATAGCTTTCATAATCCTAAGGGATCGCTATGGAACCGTCCAAATCACCGTCCTTAAGAAAAAAATTGATCCAGAACTATTCCATGCCTTTGTTACTTTATCTAGAGAAAGTGTGATAAGAATTTCTGGTGTGTTGAAGAAAAGTGACCAAGCTAAATCAGGTTTTGAAATTCTTCCTAATTCATTGGAGATATTAAGTAAAGCCCAATCACCATTGCCCATGGGTGTAGTGGATAAAGTAGGAGTAGAAATCGATACTCGTTTTGACAATCGATTTATGGATCTCAGGAAGCCTGAGGTCAGAGCAATTTTTGAAATAAAATCTCTAGCGTTGAGGTTTATTGATGAATATCTTTTAAAAAATGGCTTCGTAGAAGTCTTCACTCCAAAGATTGTAGCCTCGGGAGCAGAGGGGGGCGCAACTCTTTTCGAAATTGACTATTTCGGAAAAAAAGCATACCTAGCTCAGAGCCCTCAATTGTACAAGCAAATCCTAATGTCTACCGGCCTGGATAGAGTCTATGAAATTGGTCCCGCATTTCGCGCTGAACCCTCAGACACCGTGCGCCATGTGTCAGAGTTCATATCTTTTGATGGAGAGGTAGCCCATATAACCTCTATGAAAGATATTCTTGAGGTCTTGGAAGGATGTGTGCAGTATACAATTAAAAAAATTGCTGCAGAAGCTATCGAGCATTTAACCAAAATGGATGTAGAAGTGCGAGTGCCAAGGAGTCCGTACCCAGTGATTACATATTCAAGTGCAATAGATATGTTGGATGATGAGGGTTTCTTTGTAAAAATGGGAGATGACCTCGGAACAGAGGGAGAGAAGATATTAGGTAAAATTATGGCGGATAAAGGATACGATGTATATTGGATAACAGAATACCCAGAAGAGTCGAAACCGTTTTACATAATGGAAAAAGAAGGTACACCCTTATCCTATTCTTTCGACTTGGATTATCGTGGTCAAGAGATAGCTTCTGGAGGGCAGAGAGAGCATAGATTTGATAGATTATTGGATAGAATGAGAAAGAAGGGTTTAGACCCGAATGATTTTAAGTTTTATACGGACGCGTTCGCATTCGGAATGCCACCTCACGGTGGTTGGGGACTCGGCATTGAAAGGCTTATTCAAAAAATCCTAGACCTTCCCAACATTAGAGAAGCTATATTATTCCCACGAGATAGAAATCGGCTTAAGCCCTAA
- a CDS encoding LysE family transporter, giving the protein MPNEFDAFIYLGMVALISLSGVMAPGPLLATTICKGYKDPKAGVKISVGHAIIEAPLIIAIFLGFGTILRSDIVFVVVATVGGVVLLYMGSDLIKSRKTYISDCPSRHSGAMGSGLIMTLANPYWLIWWATAGAALVAGAVTFGWIMLPLFIGVHVGTDLLWYLLVSFSVNRSKSLWAKENHKWLFLSSGAIMLIFGIYFIYSALNIAF; this is encoded by the coding sequence ATGCCAAACGAGTTTGATGCCTTTATTTATTTGGGAATGGTAGCCCTAATCTCATTAAGCGGCGTAATGGCCCCGGGACCTTTACTCGCAACCACCATCTGCAAAGGTTACAAAGACCCAAAAGCTGGTGTCAAGATTTCAGTCGGACATGCCATTATAGAAGCTCCTTTAATAATTGCGATTTTTTTGGGATTTGGCACTATATTGAGAAGTGACATTGTATTTGTTGTAGTAGCCACAGTAGGGGGTGTTGTTCTTTTATACATGGGGAGTGATTTAATTAAATCTAGAAAAACGTACATTTCAGATTGCCCTTCGAGACATTCTGGGGCAATGGGTTCGGGTCTTATAATGACTCTAGCCAATCCATATTGGTTAATATGGTGGGCTACAGCGGGTGCTGCATTAGTTGCAGGAGCTGTTACGTTTGGCTGGATTATGCTCCCTCTATTCATCGGAGTGCATGTTGGAACGGATTTACTTTGGTATTTGCTTGTATCCTTTTCCGTAAACCGGTCAAAAAGTTTGTGGGCCAAAGAAAATCATAAATGGCTATTTTTAAGTTCTGGTGCAATAATGTTGATCTTCGGAATTTATTTTATATATTCAGCATTAAATATCGCCTTCTGA
- a CDS encoding DUF362 domain-containing protein, which yields MSGVKVAISLDSNRIRAIINVAKAIGLPNFERKDVLIKPNFNTSDPAPASTHIDTLKAIVGIVKKDSPSSVVVADRSGPMSTRQVFFEKGIFDYGKEEGFSCLIFDEMPDENYRKIQPPSSHWKDGFLFARPVLQADRVVCLCCLKTHQYGGHFSMSLKLTTGMVHRMNMDELHTSAYQREMIAEMNYAYEPDLIIMDGVESFYTGGPMRGAIWRANLTLASKDRVAIDAVGVAALKMHGTTPEIERRPVFMQDQIKRAAELGLGVREAKEIELVPLNKEAEEITSLIEDQLMA from the coding sequence TTGAGTGGTGTTAAGGTCGCCATATCGTTAGATAGCAATCGAATAAGAGCCATAATAAACGTCGCGAAAGCTATAGGACTCCCAAATTTTGAAAGAAAAGACGTTCTAATCAAACCAAATTTCAACACTAGTGATCCAGCTCCAGCCTCCACTCATATCGATACGTTAAAAGCAATTGTGGGGATAGTTAAGAAAGATTCACCTTCAAGTGTGGTTGTAGCTGACAGAAGCGGACCCATGAGTACTAGGCAAGTATTTTTCGAAAAGGGCATTTTCGATTACGGTAAAGAGGAAGGATTCTCTTGTCTAATCTTTGATGAAATGCCTGACGAGAATTATCGAAAGATACAGCCACCAAGCTCTCATTGGAAAGACGGTTTCCTATTCGCCAGGCCAGTCCTACAAGCAGACCGAGTTGTTTGCTTATGTTGTCTTAAAACTCACCAATATGGAGGGCATTTTAGCATGTCCTTAAAGTTGACTACTGGCATGGTGCATCGAATGAATATGGATGAGCTTCATACCTCCGCATATCAAAGAGAAATGATCGCAGAAATGAACTATGCTTACGAACCCGATCTCATAATAATGGATGGAGTAGAATCGTTTTATACAGGGGGACCGATGCGAGGGGCAATATGGAGGGCGAATCTTACGCTAGCCTCTAAGGACCGTGTCGCTATAGACGCTGTAGGGGTGGCTGCATTAAAGATGCACGGTACAACACCCGAAATAGAGCGTCGTCCTGTATTCATGCAAGATCAAATAAAAAGAGCAGCAGAGTTAGGTCTAGGAGTGAGAGAAGCTAAAGAGATAGAGCTAGTACCCTTGAATAAGGAGGCAGAAGAGATAACATCGCTGATCGAGGATCAATTAATGGCTTAG
- the nadA gene encoding quinolinate synthase NadA produces the protein MSLVSRIMHLKRERNAVILAHNYQMPEVQDVADFVGDSLGLSILASEVDAEVIVFCGVDFMAESAKVLNPKKTVLLPEPEAQCPMAAMIDVKGLKTFKEKHPDAEVVGYVNTSAATKAEMDICCTSSNAVKVVSSLKSEKILFVPDENLGYWVQKSLPKKKLILWPGFCPIHNSVTREDVLREKLRYPQAKVLAHPECRPEVLDLADAVKSTEGMIKYVRDSSDWEFIIVTERELLHRLNKEAPGKRFHSIPGMICPNMKRISLGSIIHSLEYMKEEIILPENVMSRARKPLERMMAVGRGD, from the coding sequence ATGTCCTTGGTCTCTCGCATTATGCATTTGAAAAGGGAGCGCAATGCTGTCATTCTTGCGCACAATTATCAGATGCCCGAAGTCCAAGATGTGGCAGATTTCGTGGGTGATTCGCTGGGTCTTAGCATTCTAGCATCTGAGGTTGATGCGGAGGTGATAGTGTTTTGTGGCGTAGATTTTATGGCGGAAAGTGCCAAGGTCCTTAATCCGAAAAAAACAGTGCTTCTTCCTGAACCCGAAGCACAGTGCCCTATGGCTGCTATGATAGACGTGAAGGGTCTAAAGACCTTCAAGGAAAAACACCCCGACGCTGAAGTTGTTGGGTACGTTAATACCTCAGCCGCCACAAAGGCAGAGATGGATATTTGTTGCACTTCTTCAAACGCGGTTAAAGTTGTCTCCTCTCTCAAATCGGAAAAGATATTGTTTGTCCCTGATGAAAACCTTGGATATTGGGTGCAAAAATCTCTGCCTAAAAAAAAGTTGATACTATGGCCAGGTTTCTGCCCCATTCACAACTCTGTAACACGGGAGGATGTGTTAAGGGAGAAGCTTCGGTACCCACAAGCCAAGGTTCTTGCTCATCCTGAATGCAGACCAGAGGTATTGGATTTAGCAGATGCGGTGAAATCGACTGAAGGCATGATTAAGTATGTCCGAGATTCTTCAGATTGGGAATTTATAATAGTAACTGAGCGAGAGCTGCTTCACAGACTTAATAAAGAAGCACCTGGTAAAAGATTCCACTCCATCCCTGGAATGATATGTCCAAACATGAAACGGATAAGCTTGGGTTCAATAATTCATTCTTTAGAATATATGAAAGAAGAGATTATCCTACCTGAAAATGTTATGTCACGTGCTCGTAAGCCATTAGAACGTATGATGGCTGTAGGTAGAGGAGATTAG
- a CDS encoding 2-oxoacid:acceptor oxidoreductase subunit alpha, with the protein MKLPPGTYFMQGNEACVEASLHAGLRFYAGYPITPSTEIAEGLALRIPEEGGIFLQMEDEIASISACIGAAWTGAKALTATSGPGFSLMQESIGYAAMTETPLVVIDVMRGGPSTGLPTKVGQGDVMQAKYGSHGDYPTIVLAPANVQDMFDLTIEAFNFSEKYRVPSIILSDAEIGHMRAKFSVPESIEVCERKIREDKVWHDGFAYDETLVPKMPIFGTGARVHVTGLSHDITGYPSDDPEVHNELVNRLHEKISINKDKICMVDAYKPGSKYMLISYGSSVFPSWEVMHMREDVGLIILKTLWPFPYEKLSNLISESKELIVVEMNMGQVFNNVKIAACMAGHPKVRLFSEVGGEVPSPKRLARYLEEE; encoded by the coding sequence ATGAAATTGCCCCCTGGAACTTACTTTATGCAAGGAAATGAAGCTTGTGTCGAAGCCTCCCTCCATGCAGGTTTGCGTTTCTATGCGGGGTATCCAATAACACCGTCTACGGAAATAGCTGAAGGATTAGCGTTAAGGATACCAGAGGAAGGGGGAATATTTCTCCAAATGGAAGATGAGATAGCATCGATATCTGCTTGCATAGGAGCAGCGTGGACGGGAGCTAAGGCTCTTACAGCTACTTCAGGACCGGGGTTCTCTCTAATGCAAGAGAGTATTGGGTATGCAGCAATGACGGAGACACCTCTGGTCGTAATTGATGTTATGAGGGGGGGGCCTTCGACTGGATTGCCAACAAAAGTTGGTCAAGGAGACGTGATGCAAGCGAAATATGGCTCTCATGGGGACTACCCCACCATTGTATTGGCTCCTGCTAATGTGCAGGACATGTTCGATTTGACGATAGAGGCATTCAATTTTTCTGAGAAATATCGTGTTCCATCAATTATTCTTTCCGATGCAGAGATCGGTCATATGAGAGCTAAATTCTCAGTTCCAGAGAGTATAGAAGTGTGTGAAAGGAAAATCCGCGAGGATAAGGTGTGGCACGACGGGTTCGCTTATGATGAAACACTGGTACCTAAAATGCCAATATTCGGGACTGGGGCTAGAGTCCATGTTACTGGTCTTTCTCATGATATAACTGGATATCCCTCAGATGACCCTGAGGTGCATAATGAGCTGGTCAATCGTTTGCATGAAAAAATATCGATTAACAAAGATAAGATATGCATGGTGGATGCGTATAAACCTGGTTCAAAGTACATGCTTATAAGCTATGGCTCCTCGGTCTTTCCCTCTTGGGAAGTCATGCACATGAGGGAGGATGTTGGTCTTATAATCCTTAAGACATTATGGCCATTTCCATATGAAAAATTGAGTAATTTAATCTCAGAGAGCAAAGAATTGATAGTGGTAGAAATGAATATGGGCCAAGTATTCAATAACGTTAAGATCGCTGCCTGTATGGCTGGACATCCTAAGGTAAGATTATTTTCAGAGGTTGGGGGGGAAGTCCCATCTCCTAAACGCCTTGCTCGGTATCTGGAGGAAGAGTGA
- a CDS encoding Lrp/AsnC ligand binding domain-containing protein: MPSALVLINSEIGKEIDILDQLCKLPEIEEAFIVYGVYDLVAKVSADSMENLETSITTKLRRITGIRSTLTLIISRECK; encoded by the coding sequence ATGCCGTCGGCATTGGTTTTAATCAATTCTGAGATCGGAAAAGAGATAGACATCCTCGACCAGCTTTGCAAACTACCAGAAATAGAAGAGGCTTTCATTGTTTACGGTGTTTATGATTTAGTAGCAAAGGTAAGTGCGGATAGTATGGAAAATTTAGAGACATCAATAACGACCAAATTGCGAAGGATTACTGGTATTCGCTCCACCCTTACCTTAATAATTAGTCGAGAGTGTAAATAG
- a CDS encoding DNA-binding protein, with protein sequence MKYTQGKIGRIFVLRLEDGEILHEEVERFAADKRIEAGIVTIVGAANKGSLLIVGPDNDEVLPILPMEQGLDQVFEMEGVGTIFLNDQGKPVLHMHIACGRAHSTVTGCVRKGVRIWKVAEVVIVELTGINARRELDVQTGFELLKLR encoded by the coding sequence ATGAAATACACGCAAGGTAAAATTGGAAGGATTTTTGTACTCAGATTAGAAGATGGAGAAATTTTGCATGAGGAGGTAGAAAGATTCGCGGCCGATAAACGCATTGAGGCTGGAATAGTTACTATAGTAGGTGCCGCGAACAAAGGGAGCTTATTAATTGTAGGACCTGATAATGATGAAGTGTTACCTATCCTCCCGATGGAGCAGGGACTTGATCAAGTTTTCGAAATGGAAGGCGTTGGCACGATATTCTTGAATGATCAGGGAAAACCTGTATTGCATATGCACATTGCTTGTGGCAGAGCGCACAGCACTGTGACTGGTTGTGTGCGCAAAGGTGTTCGGATATGGAAAGTAGCGGAAGTAGTCATAGTGGAGCTGACTGGAATTAATGCTCGAAGGGAATTAGATGTTCAAACGGGATTTGAACTTCTGAAGCTTAGATGA
- a CDS encoding thiamine pyrophosphate-dependent enzyme: MEFFDLFREDRWPHMFCPGCGIGTIMNCFYRAFDQVGMDQDKTVFVSGIGCSSRIIGYIRADSIHTTHGRALPVATGIKLANPDLNVIVFSGDGDIGAIGGNHFINAARRNVDINVICINNFIYGMTGGQVSTTTPYRAYSTTTPYGSKEYPFDLAELAVASGANYVARWTVRNVKELIASMSRGMRKKGFSFIEVASPCPTSFGRRNRMPEPNQMFEWLKIITVRREKGKAWGLDMMDLNLEGRVTIGEFVERDRPPYGLIA, from the coding sequence ATGGAATTTTTTGACCTTTTTAGAGAGGATAGGTGGCCGCATATGTTTTGCCCGGGATGCGGTATAGGCACGATAATGAATTGCTTCTATCGAGCATTTGACCAGGTTGGAATGGATCAAGATAAAACCGTTTTTGTCTCAGGCATAGGTTGCTCATCAAGGATTATTGGTTATATCAGAGCGGATAGCATACATACAACCCATGGGAGAGCTCTGCCAGTAGCGACGGGCATCAAATTGGCCAATCCTGACCTTAATGTGATCGTATTTTCCGGGGATGGAGATATCGGTGCCATTGGTGGAAATCATTTCATCAATGCGGCGAGAAGAAATGTAGATATTAATGTCATATGCATCAATAATTTCATCTATGGTATGACTGGAGGGCAGGTATCAACTACGACGCCTTATAGGGCGTACTCAACGACTACCCCCTATGGAAGCAAAGAATATCCCTTCGACCTAGCCGAACTAGCAGTTGCTTCAGGAGCTAATTATGTTGCTCGCTGGACAGTCCGAAATGTAAAAGAATTGATAGCAAGCATGTCAAGAGGAATGCGGAAAAAAGGATTTTCCTTCATTGAAGTGGCATCTCCATGTCCTACTTCATTTGGCAGGAGAAATCGTATGCCAGAGCCTAATCAAATGTTCGAATGGCTAAAAATAATAACAGTTAGGCGTGAAAAAGGCAAGGCCTGGGGTCTAGATATGATGGATTTGAACTTAGAGGGTAGGGTCACAATAGGTGAATTTGTAGAGCGAGATCGTCCTCCTTATGGACTTATTGCTTGA
- a CDS encoding ferredoxin: MSVKVSINQDECTGCGLCYNDECPDIFEEGEGGNSQLKAPFRKGSNYVGEIPDDKKGCAQNAADACPVSAISLG; encoded by the coding sequence ATGTCCGTCAAAGTCTCCATCAACCAGGATGAATGTACCGGTTGTGGCCTGTGCTACAATGACGAATGCCCTGATATCTTTGAGGAAGGTGAGGGAGGCAATTCCCAGTTGAAGGCACCCTTCCGCAAAGGTAGCAATTATGTCGGAGAAATCCCGGATGACAAAAAAGGATGTGCACAGAACGCAGCTGATGCTTGCCCTGTTTCAGCGATTTCGCTAGGCTGA